In the genome of Mesorhizobium sp. NBSH29, the window GAGACGATCTTGCTAGCGCGCTGAAGGCATGGTTGCGCACCGAGCTTGGCATCGTCGTCAAGGTGCTTCCAGTCTCGGCCATGCCCAACTGGCGCCGCCGCTATGACCGCCATTCGCAGCGGCTCTTCATTTCCGAACGCCTGTCGCCTTTTGATCAGTTGCGCGAGATTGCCATGGAGGCATGTCTGGTCCGTATGCGTGTCGCTATTCCGGCCGCGCTGCAGGCGTTGAACCTCTCTTCTGAAGAGGCGCGGCGGCTTGGCCGCTTCGAACTTGCGCGCTACGCCGCGCACGCTCTGATGATGCCTTATCAGCCGTTTCTCGCCGCTGCCCAGCGCGCGCGCTATGATATCGACGTGCTTCGTTCGCGCTTTGGTGTGTCGTTCGAGCAGGCGGCAAACCGGCTGACCATGCTGACGCGGCCGGGCGCTGGCGGCGTACCGTTCTTCATGCTCGAAATCGATCATGCCGGCCACCGGTTTCGCAAAGCCGGTGCACAAGGTTTTCCCCAAGCTCGCTTCGGCGGTGCCTGCCCCAAATTACCCATTCACACCACGTTCTCCCAGCCCGGCCAGGTATTGGTCGAGGCGGTGGAAATGCCAAATGGTGCCGAGTTTCTGGTCGTGGCCCGCACGCTGGAAGGCCCGCAAGGGGCGTTTTCAGAACGTCCGCGTCGCACCGCGCTGTTGCTCGGCTGCGATATCTCCTTTCGCGACGATATTATCTATGGCGGCGCCTTGCCGGCAGCTGCGGCCAAGGGCCAGGCCGCGCGCGCGACACCCATCGGTCCAGCCTGCCGCTTGTGCGAGCGGGTAGCCTGTCTCGCTCGTGCCGAGCCACCTATCACTCGACCACTGGGGCTTGACGAAATGGTCACAGGACTAAGCGCGTTCGACTTCCAGTAGCCTGCCACAACCGGGAAGATAGTGCTGGACCACGCAGTCGCTGCCAGAAGGCAATAGGGCATAGGCCAGCGCGTTGCGCACTTTTTTCCTTCTGGTGGTGGTGCAAGCATGAGCAGAGAAACGCCAACCTCAACGAAAGTTCCAACCACCGCTACAGTTTCGCTGCGGGATGAGCGTGTCGGCTTTCTGCTGGTGTTTCTTTCGGCTCTGTTCTGGAGTTTTGGTGGCGTCATCGCGCGCTTCATCCAGTCGGGAGACGCTTGGACGGTTGTGTTCTGGCGCGCTTCCTGGGCGACCGCCTTTCTGCTCGCCTTCATGCTCTGGCGCGACGGACCGCAAGGCATGCGAACATTGTTCCGCACCATGGGGCTGCCGGGAATTGCGGTAGCCCTGTGTTTTGCCACCGCATCCACTTCCTTTGTAGTCGCGCTCGGCTACACGACAGTCGCCAATATCCTTCTCATGCAGGCGGGCGTACCGCTTCTTTCAGCCCTCCTGGCGTGGCTTCTGTTTCGCGAGAGTGTGCGCCTCTCGACCTGGATCGCTATTGTAGCGGTGATCAGCGGCGTCGCCATCATGGTGTCTGATTCTTTCGGCGGCGATATCTCCCCTATCGGCGACGGCCTGGCGCTTCTGATCGCGGTGGCGTTTTCGATCGCCACCGTCATCACCCGCCGATACGCGCATGTCCGGATGACACCTGCGACCTGCCTCGGAATGTTCGTCGCTGCTCTTTTTGCTGCCACCCAGACGGCAACATTCCTGGTGCCGGCCTCCGATATGGCCTTTCTGTTTGCCTTCGGCGCCATCAACCTTGGACTTGGCCTTGCCTGCTTCGCTTCTGGTGCCCGGCTCATACCAGCGGCATTCGCAGCGTTGCTTGGCACGCTTGAAACCGTGCTGGGGCCGATCTGGGTCTGGCTGATCCATGCCGAAATTCCGTCCAGCCGAACGATTGCTGGTGGTGCCGTCATCTTTGTCGCCCTGCTGGTCCATATCGGGCTGGAATTCAAACGCCAGTCGCAGCCCGCCCGGCCTGGCGTGACCGGAATGCCGTCACCCAATTAATCTCGCCAGACCACGAACTTCGTCCTCGTCAGATGACACAACCGGCATCGCCAAAAAATTGAAGCTTGTCGCACTGCAAAATCGCCAATAGGCTTGCATCAACCACCCAGAGAGGCTGCACCAACGGTCCGGGTAAACAATCCTATGAGGAGAATTTGATGAGACGTACCTTGCTTCGCCTGTCAGCAGCGCCGCTGGTTGTATTATCCCTGTCGGTTGCGGCAATGGCGCAAGATCGTGTCGTCAACGTCTACAACTGGTCGGACTATATCGATGATTCGATCATCGCCGACTTCACCAAGGAAACCGGCATCAAGGTCGTCTACGACGTCTATGATTCCAACGAAATTCTGGAAACGAAATTGCTTGCCGGCGGCAGCGGCTATGATGTGGTTGTGCCGACCGCCACCCCGTTCATGGCGCGTCAGATCGAGGCGGGCGTTTACCAGAAGCTGGACAAGTCCAAGCTGCCAAACCTCGTCAATATGTGGGACATGGTCAGCGAGCGTGTTGCCAAGTTCGATTCCGGAAATGAGATTTCAGTCAACTATATGTGGGGCACCACCGGCATCGGCTACAACAAGGCCAAGGTGAAAGAGCGGCTTGGCACCGATGTAATCGACAGCTGGGATGTGTTCTTCAAGCCTGAAAATCTCGCCAAGCTCGCCGATTGTGGCGTCTATGTGTTGGATTCTCCGACTGATATTCTACCCACCGCGCTCAATTATCTGGGACTTGATCCCAACAGCACGGAACCAGATGATCTTGCCAAAGCAGAAGAGGCTCTTTTGGCGGTTCGCCCATCGATCCGCAAATTCCATTCGTCCGAATATATCAACGCGCTCGCCAATGGCGATATCTGCTTGGCTGTCGGCTTTTCGGGTGACCTTTTCCAGGCAAGGGACCGCGCCTCTGAGGCTGATCAGGGTGTTGAGATTGCCTATTCCGTGCCCAAGGAAGGCGCTGAAATGTGGTTCGACCAGATGGGCATTCCAGCTGATGCCAAGCATGTCGCTGAAGCACATGAATTCATCAACTACATGATGAAGCCGGAAGTCGCAGCAAAGGCCTCCAATTACGTGTTCTACGCCAACGGCAACAAGGCATCGCAGCCCATGCTGGACAAGGAAATCATCGACGATCCGGCTATCTATCCGGATGAAACGACCATGGCCAAGCTGTTCACCGTGAAGCCGTACGACGCCAAATCCAATCGGCTGATAACGCGCAGCTGGACGAAAATAGTCACAGGTCAGTAGGTAGCCCCGCAAATTCCCCGGCTTTTCTAACCGGGGAATAACGGCGCAGTATCACTATAGGAGCGGGCACTATATGAAATCGCTTGGCAGCATTCGCAGGGCCTTTGCGCCCTGGAACGACCCTTCGGCCAAGCCCTACATTTCCTTTGAGAACGTCACCAAAAAGTTTGGTGACTTCACCGCAGTGAACAATCTCTCGCTGTCGATTTTCGAAAAAGAGTTTTTCGCCCTACTCGGCGCGTCGGGCTGCGGCAAGTCCACGCTTCTGCGCATGCTGGCAGGTTTTGAAGAGCCAACGGCAGGCCGCATTCTGCTTGACGGGCAAGACCTGCGCGGCATCCCGCCCTACCGGCGTCCGGTCAACATGATGTTCCAGTCTTATGCGCTGTTTCCGCATATGAGCGTCGAGAAAAATATTGCGTTCGGCCTCAAACAGGATGGCATGCCCAAGGCCGACATCGCAGCCCGCGTCGCCGAGATGCTGCAACTGGTCAAGCTGACCGAGTTCGGAAAACGCAAGCCGCACCAGCTTTCCGGCGGGCAGCGTCAGCGCGTTGCACTCGCCCGCTCTGTCGCCAAGCGGCCAAAGGTTCTGCTGCTTGATGAACCACTCGGCGCGCTCGACAAGAAGCTGCGCGAGGAAACGCAGTTCGAGCTGATGGACCTGCAGCAGGATCTCGGTCTCACCTTCCTTGTCGTCACGCACGATCAGGAAGAGGCGATGACGATGGCCGACCGCATCGCCATTATCGACAAGGGTGAGGTGATGCAGGTTGCAACGCCGGCTGAAGTATATGAAGCACCGGCATCCCGTTTCGTCGCCGGTTTCGTCGGCACCATTAACATGTTCGAAGGTACGGTTACGAGCCGGGATGCGGGAACCGTGCGCATTGCGGGGGCTAGCGGAGCTGAAATCACTGTGGAAAATGCCGGCGATGTCGCTACCGGCAAGCCAGTTGCACTCGCGGTACGCCCTGAAAAGATAAAAGTCTCTCCCCAAAAGCCCGCTGACACCACCAACGCCATGGAAGGCGAGGTCTACGACCTTGCCTATCTGGGCGACATGACTGTCTACCACATCCAATTGGACGACGGTCAGATCGTCAAAGCAAGCGCCCTTAACAGTTCCCGCCTGACCGCAAATCCGCTGACCTGGAGCGACCGTGCATGGATATCTTTCCAGCCGGATGCCGGCGTCGTGTTGACGCGCTAGGGGCGGAGATGGCCGACATTACAGCCGCCACCGCCAAATCTCCTGCCAGCCGCTCGGCGCTGGGCAGCGCCCTCAACGCTGTCGTCAGCCGTCTTGTTATCCTGGTGCCCTATCTGTGGCTGTTCACCTTCTTCCTTGTTCCGTTCTTCATCGTCGTCAAAATATCACTTTCTCAAACGGCCACCGCGATGCCACCCTACCTGCCAGTAATCGGATTTTCCGAAGGCATTTCGGGATTCTTCAGCCAGATCGGAAAACTGAGTTTTGACAATTACGTCTGGCTTACCCAGGATTCCCTCTATTTCAACGCCTACATTTCGAGCGTTGGCATCGCTGCCGGCTCTACTTTCCTGACGTTGCTTGTCGGCTATCCGATCGCCTACGGCATGGCCCGCGCGCCGGCTTCCATGCGCCCCACTTTGCTGATGCTGGTCATCCTGCCGTTCTGGACGTCGTTCCTGATCCGCGTCTATGCGTGGATTGGTATCCTCAAGCCTGAAGGACTGCTCAACCAGGCTCTGCTGGCCACAGGCATTATCGACCAGCCATTGATCATCCTCAACACCCACACCGCCATCTTCATTGGCATCGTCTATTCTTACCTGCCCTTCATGATCCTGCCGCTCTATTCCGCGCTGGAAAAGATGGATTTCTCACTGATAGAGGCCGCGCAGGATCTCGGATGCCGGCCCATCAGCGCGTTCTGGAAGGTCACTTTCCCGCTGTCGCTGCCGGGCGTTGTCGCCGGTTGCCTGTTGGTCTTCATCCCGGCGGTAGGTGAGTTCGTCATCCCTGATCTTCTCGGCGGCCCACGCACGCTGATGATTGGCAAGACGTTGTGGAACGAGTTCTTTGCCAACCGTGACTGGCCGGTGTCATCGGCTGTGGCGGTGATTCTGCTCCTGCTTCTGGTGGTGCCGATCATGATCTTCCAGCAGGCGCAGGCCAAAGCCCAGGAGCAGGGACGATGAACGCCTCGTGGAGCCGCTTTAACATCGTTTCCATTGTGGCGGGCTTCGCTTTCCTTTATCTGCCCATCGTCATCCTGGTGATCTTCTCTTTCAACGAATCTCGCTTGGTCACCGTCTGGGGTGGTTTCTCGACCAAATGGTATGTCGAGCTGTTCAACAACAAGGGCCTTTTGGACGCGGCCTGGGTCACGTTCCGCGTCGGGCTTATCTCGGCATCCGTAGCCACGGTGCTGGGCACGCTGGCGGCGCTAGCCTTGACCCGCTACACGCGCTTTCGTGGCCGCGTGCTCTTTTCCGGCATGGTGTTTGCGCCGCTGGTCATGCCCGAGGTGATCACCGGGCTGTCGTTGCTGCTGCTCTTCGTGGCCATCGGCATGGACCGTGGCTTCGTCACGCTGACGCTGGCCCACATCACATTCTCGATGTGCTTTGTCGCGGTTGTCGTCCAGTCGCGCCTTCTCACATTCGACCGTTCGCTCGAGGAAGCCGCCATGGATCTCGGCGCCCCGCCGGTCAAAACCTTTCTGCACATCACGCTGCCTGTCATCCTTCCAGCCATCGTGTCGGGATGGATGCTGGCCTTCACGCTATCGATCGATGATCTGGTAATTTCGAGCTTCACCTCAGGCCCCGGCGCGACCACGTTGCCGATGAAAATCTACAGTCAGGTGCGCCTTGGGGTGACCCCGGAAATCAACGCCGCCTGCACCATTCTCATCGGCGTTGTCACGGTCGGCGTCATCGCCGCCTCGCTGGTCAACAAGCAGCGCGAAGTCCAGCGCCTGCGCGACGAGCAGGCCGCTCAACGCATCTCATAGATTGGGCGCCTGCGGCGGCAGCTGCAGGATTGGCGAAATGAACGGCACGCTCCAGGAGCCGCCGACGAAGAATGTGGCATCGGGTGGCGTCACCGCCTTATCCGCGCCGGGCGGAAAAATCTTGCCCGAAAGCGCTAGCCCGCCACCGATGTAAGGCACCAGCCCGCCGAGCCAGATGTCCTTTACCGCCGATTTAGCCTCGGCCTTCTCGATTGTGACGACCCCTCGATTAATGCTGGCTTTAACCTCGGCCATCTTGATCGGAAGCGAACCGTCGGACACTTCCGTGAGCGCAAAAAAGCCGCCGCGCGCCGCACGTTCGAGGAACGCGGGGATGTTGAGCCCTTTCAGCTCGCCGGCACCGAAATTCGCCGTAATCGACCCGTCCGCATTCTCCAGCAGATGACGCCATGATTGCGCGGGGCCCTTGAGGATCGCCGAGATGGTGCCACGCCCGGTCGGCATCAAGCCGCTCATGCCGGTTGCAGCCGCAAAAATAGCTCCGTCAATCTCATTTGCCAGCATACGCAGTTCCACCGTGTCGGTGGGCCCGTTGTGGTCAAGCCTGAGTCCCGCCTGCAGCGTGCCACCAAAGGCAGTCGCGTCCGAGACGTCGAGCATAGCAAGCCCGTTCTTGACCTGAACAGTGGCTGCCACCTGCGTCAGGCCGATAGTTCCGGCGGCGGCTTTGGCAGCAGAGAGTCGCAGGTCGAGTTCAACCCGGCTGGCAAACTCGCTTTCCAGATCTGTGTCCGTGTCCGAGGGCGCAAGCGGGGTGAGCGCGGAAAGAAATGATCCTAGATTGAGTGTTTCAAATGCCAGCGTGCCCGCGATATTCGGAACGGGTCCCTCAAGCGAAACATCGAGCAAGCCCGTGCCCGGATTGCCATCGAGCGCCAGCTCGGTATTTTCGAATTTCACACGCTGCGCATTGCCCGTGAGGTGACTTTTGATCGAGATCGAGCCAATTGCCGATTTCGGCGCGATATCACTTTGCAGCCATTCCATCAGGCGGCGGATCGACGGCGAGGCAAACGCGAACTGCCCGTCAACGAACGGGTTTTCCGATGCATTGAGCGAGCCTTCAAAGCTCATGGTAGCGGAGTTGGATTTCAGCGCCACGGAAAGGGCGGCACTGCCGCCCGCAAAAAGCGCCACAGGATTGGCGGATGATAGATTGATAGCAACATTCTCCCCCCGCCAGATACCATTAGCTGCAAGCTTTCCGCTCCGGTTTGTCGCACTCCAGTCGACCAGTCCCGAAATGCTGGTGACAGCTTCTTCTTCTCGGCTGCCATCGACGGTGACGATCCGTCCATCGGTAAACTCAACTTTGCCGAATGGCTCAGATGCAACCGCATCAAGTGCTGGACTCTCGGGATTGGCAGCGATGGCGGCGCGTGCACTTCCGATCGACCGCGACACGCGTCCTCCACCGGGCGGAGCAGGCAGGTAGAATTGACCCGAGGGAACCAGCCGCAATGTGGGTCGGATCAGCCGGACATCGGAGAAAACAATTTTGCCGACCAGTGCTGCCAGCGGCGACAGGTCCACTTCAACCCGTTCAGCGTCGACAATCGGCTTTGCATCAGTATCGCGCCAGTCGGAAAGCGTCACATTGCGCAACGTCGCTTTCACAATTGGGAAGAACGTGACCTCCGGCGGCGCGCCGACTGAAACCCGGTAGCCGCTCCACGCGCTCATCTCGAGGGCGATGCGATCGCTCACCAGTCGCGTTGAAGCTACCATGGGAAATAGCACAGCCAACACCGCCAGCAAGGCGGCAAGTGCCGCAATCACCCACACGCTCCGTCTGACCATCCCTGACGGCATTGTTCTGGCACCCTTTGAGCCGGCTTTGCGCCGGCCGATATGGGTTTAGCGGACACTTGTCGCTTTTCAAACCCGCAACGCCGCCGCAGCGTCCTTTCCCACAGGTGTCGATGCCGCGCCCATCTTGTATTGCGGGCTTGCACTATGCATAACCGCCCGATCCTGGAGGACGTGTTGATGACTGGACAGACCCCCCTTTGGACACCAACACCCGAAAGCGTGGCTACAGCGCCCATGACGGCATTCATGGCAGCCGCCTCGCAGCGGGCCGACCGGAACCTTGCCACCTATGCGGACCTTCATGCCTGGTCGGTTGCAGAGCGTGAGCAGTTCTGGGATCTGGTCTGGGATTTCTGCGGAATCTTGGGTGATAAGGGTGAGCGCATCCTGGCCGATGGCGATCGTATGCCCGGTGCGAGGTTCTTTCCTGACGCCAGTATCAATTTCGCCGAAAACCTTCTCAAGATAACCGGCTCAGGCCATGCTTTGGTCTTCCGCGGCGAGGATAAGGTCGAGCGTCATATGTCGTGGGACGAGCTTCACGCCATGGTGTCGCGTCTGCAGCAGCTGTTCTTGTCGCTGGGCGTAAAAAAGGGCGATCGCGTTGCTGCGATGATGCCCAATATGCCAGAAGCCGTCGCCGCCATGCTGGCCACCGCCTCTATCGGCGCCATCTGGTCGTCCTGTTCCCCTGATTTTGGCGAACAGGGCGTATACGACCGCTTCGGTCAGATCGAGCCGGTCATCTTTATTGCGCCGGACGGCTATTGGTACAACGGCAAGTCGATCGAACTGTCTGAAAAGGTTGCCGCAGTCGTTGCCCGGCTTCCAAGCGTGAGAAAGACATTGATCGTCGACTATCTGGGTTCTGCATCAGACGTTGCCGAGGTGATTGGTGCTATTTCGCTCGACGATGCAATCGAGCCGTTCGCTATCACGCCGGTTACGTTTGAGCGCCTGCCTTTCGCGCATCCCCTCTATATTCTGTTCTCGTCTGGCACCACCGGCGTACCCAAGTGCATCGTGCATTCGGCCGGTGGAACGCTAGTCCAGCACGTCAAGGAACAGCGTCTCCATGCCGGCTTGGTTGAGGGTGACCGACTGTTCTACTTCACCACCTGCGGCTGGATGATGTGGAACTGGCTGGTCTCCGGTCTCGCCACTGGCGCTACCCTGCTTCTTTATGACGGCTCGCCCTTCTACCCGGACGGCAATGTTCTGTTTGATTTCGCCGATGCCGAGGGGATGACGTTTTTCGGTACCTCGGCAAAGTTCATCGACGCTGCCCGCAAGGCCGGGCTGACGCCGATAAAAACGCACCGATTGGAAAGGCTGCGCGCTATGGCCTCAACCGGCTCGCCGCTATCGCCTGAGGGCTTTGATTATGTCTATGAGGCGATCAAGCAGGATCTGCATCTTGCCTCCATCTCGGGTGGCACGGACATCGTCTCCTGCTTTGTACTCGGCGTGCCCATCAACCCGGTCTGGAGCGGCGAGATCCAGGGCGCCGGTCTGGGCATGGCGGTCGATGTCTGGGACGATGATGGCAAACCGGTCCGCGGTGAAAAGGGCGAGCTTGTCTGCACCAACGCTTTTCCTGCCATGCCGCTGATGTTCTGGAACGACCCTGATGGCAAAAAATACCACGCCGCCTATTTCGAGCGCTTTGACAACGTATGGTGCCATGGCGATTTCGCCGAATGGACGGAACATGGCGGCATCATCATCCACGGCCGCTCGGACGCGACGCTAAACCCAGGTGGCGTGCGCATAGGCACGGCTGAAATCTACAATCAGGTAGAACAACTGCCGGAAATTGCTGAAGCACTCTGTATCGGCCAGCAATGGGATGACGACGTCCGCGTGGTGCTGTTCGTCCGCTTGGCCGACGGCGTGAAACTGGACGAGACTCTGGAAAAGAAAATCCGCACAAAAATCCGCACCGGAGCAAGCCCCCGCCATGTGCCGGCGAAGATTGTTGCGGTGACTGACATTCCGCGCACCAAATCGGGAAAAATCACCGAGCTTGCGGTGCGAGACATGGTTCACGGACGGGCAGTCAAGAACAAGGAAGCGCTGGCCAATCCGGAGGCGTTGGATCTGTTTAGCGGGCTACCTGAATTGCAAAACTAAAACCAATCGCAACCGCTACGGTTAACGAAAGATGACCGTAAAATTTACCAGGAATTCACGGGTGATACACTTCCGTAAACATGTCTATACTCTGGTAAGGTCTTGTTAACGGTTGACGTTGATAGTCGTGCGTAACTTGCGGGAGAAATCCCACTCATCGAATTTACGAAGAGCCCAAGTCCTTTGCTAACAGCTTCTAACTCAGGCGCCCTTTGGGCGCCTTTTCTTTTCTTTTCTACAGACTGAGGCCCGGATCTTGATTGCTCTAGAGCAGTGCATCTCGGTCACGCATCAGCGCGCTGGAAAGCAGGATAACCGGCACCAGAGCCGTCAGGATGATGACAATCGCTGCCACTGCGCCTTCTTCAGGAACGCCGCGAGAGGCGTTCTCGTAGACATAGGTCGCAAGCGTGTTGAAGCCGAAAGGACGCAGCAGGATCGTTGCCGAAAGCTCCTTGATCGTATCAACGAACACCAACACTGCAGCGGTCAGGATCGCCGGTTTTAAGAGCGGCAGGAGCACGGTCGTGGCGCTTCTCGTCGGTGTCTGCCCAAGGCTGCGCGCCGCCTGATCGAGATGCGGTGGGAGTTTTTCCATACCTGACTGGATTGCGCCTTCAGCCAGCGCCAGAAAGCGGATTGTGCAGGCAATGATCACGGCCGCCGCCGATCCGGTGAAGAGTAAACCAGTCGAAATCCCGAACGTGGAACGCGCAAACGCATCAAGCGAATTGTCGAACCGCGCCAGCACAAACAGGAGGCCAAGCCCCAGGACACCGCCGGGCAGGGCATAGCCAACTGCAGCAAGCCGGACGGTAGAGCTGATCACCCGCCCCCGGGAGAGACGGGCCGCGTTGATCAGAAAAAGCGCCAGAACAATAGTGATTGATGAGGTGACGGCTGCTGTAAACACGCTGTTGACGAAGGCGCTGGCCACAGCCGGCGAAGCAAATTGGTCGAGCCGTCGCAACGCATATTGACCGAATGTCAGAAGCGGGATGCCGAATCCGGCCAGTACCGGCAGCGCCACGGCGGCCAGTGCGCCAAATGCGGCGATACCGGTAAGCTTTGCGCGCGGCGGGTGCGCTCGCAACTGTGTGGCACGGCCACTGTGAAAACGCTGCCGTCGCCTTGCCCAATGTTCGGCCGCGATCAGCACGAACACGATCACAAGCATCAACAGAGCTATCTGCGCGCCGCCTTCCAG includes:
- a CDS encoding ABC transporter ATP-binding protein; translated protein: MKSLGSIRRAFAPWNDPSAKPYISFENVTKKFGDFTAVNNLSLSIFEKEFFALLGASGCGKSTLLRMLAGFEEPTAGRILLDGQDLRGIPPYRRPVNMMFQSYALFPHMSVEKNIAFGLKQDGMPKADIAARVAEMLQLVKLTEFGKRKPHQLSGGQRQRVALARSVAKRPKVLLLDEPLGALDKKLREETQFELMDLQQDLGLTFLVVTHDQEEAMTMADRIAIIDKGEVMQVATPAEVYEAPASRFVAGFVGTINMFEGTVTSRDAGTVRIAGASGAEITVENAGDVATGKPVALAVRPEKIKVSPQKPADTTNAMEGEVYDLAYLGDMTVYHIQLDDGQIVKASALNSSRLTANPLTWSDRAWISFQPDAGVVLTR
- a CDS encoding AsmA family protein, which codes for MIAALAALLAVLAVLFPMVASTRLVSDRIALEMSAWSGYRVSVGAPPEVTFFPIVKATLRNVTLSDWRDTDAKPIVDAERVEVDLSPLAALVGKIVFSDVRLIRPTLRLVPSGQFYLPAPPGGGRVSRSIGSARAAIAANPESPALDAVASEPFGKVEFTDGRIVTVDGSREEEAVTSISGLVDWSATNRSGKLAANGIWRGENVAINLSSANPVALFAGGSAALSVALKSNSATMSFEGSLNASENPFVDGQFAFASPSIRRLMEWLQSDIAPKSAIGSISIKSHLTGNAQRVKFENTELALDGNPGTGLLDVSLEGPVPNIAGTLAFETLNLGSFLSALTPLAPSDTDTDLESEFASRVELDLRLSAAKAAAGTIGLTQVAATVQVKNGLAMLDVSDATAFGGTLQAGLRLDHNGPTDTVELRMLANEIDGAIFAAATGMSGLMPTGRGTISAILKGPAQSWRHLLENADGSITANFGAGELKGLNIPAFLERAARGGFFALTEVSDGSLPIKMAEVKASINRGVVTIEKAEAKSAVKDIWLGGLVPYIGGGLALSGKIFPPGADKAVTPPDATFFVGGSWSVPFISPILQLPPQAPNL
- a CDS encoding ABC transporter permease subunit, with the protein product MADITAATAKSPASRSALGSALNAVVSRLVILVPYLWLFTFFLVPFFIVVKISLSQTATAMPPYLPVIGFSEGISGFFSQIGKLSFDNYVWLTQDSLYFNAYISSVGIAAGSTFLTLLVGYPIAYGMARAPASMRPTLLMLVILPFWTSFLIRVYAWIGILKPEGLLNQALLATGIIDQPLIILNTHTAIFIGIVYSYLPFMILPLYSALEKMDFSLIEAAQDLGCRPISAFWKVTFPLSLPGVVAGCLLVFIPAVGEFVIPDLLGGPRTLMIGKTLWNEFFANRDWPVSSAVAVILLLLLVVPIMIFQQAQAKAQEQGR
- a CDS encoding DMT family transporter; amino-acid sequence: MSRETPTSTKVPTTATVSLRDERVGFLLVFLSALFWSFGGVIARFIQSGDAWTVVFWRASWATAFLLAFMLWRDGPQGMRTLFRTMGLPGIAVALCFATASTSFVVALGYTTVANILLMQAGVPLLSALLAWLLFRESVRLSTWIAIVAVISGVAIMVSDSFGGDISPIGDGLALLIAVAFSIATVITRRYAHVRMTPATCLGMFVAALFAATQTATFLVPASDMAFLFAFGAINLGLGLACFASGARLIPAAFAALLGTLETVLGPIWVWLIHAEIPSSRTIAGGAVIFVALLVHIGLEFKRQSQPARPGVTGMPSPN
- a CDS encoding polyamine ABC transporter substrate-binding protein, with product MRRTLLRLSAAPLVVLSLSVAAMAQDRVVNVYNWSDYIDDSIIADFTKETGIKVVYDVYDSNEILETKLLAGGSGYDVVVPTATPFMARQIEAGVYQKLDKSKLPNLVNMWDMVSERVAKFDSGNEISVNYMWGTTGIGYNKAKVKERLGTDVIDSWDVFFKPENLAKLADCGVYVLDSPTDILPTALNYLGLDPNSTEPDDLAKAEEALLAVRPSIRKFHSSEYINALANGDICLAVGFSGDLFQARDRASEADQGVEIAYSVPKEGAEMWFDQMGIPADAKHVAEAHEFINYMMKPEVAAKASNYVFYANGNKASQPMLDKEIIDDPAIYPDETTMAKLFTVKPYDAKSNRLITRSWTKIVTGQ
- a CDS encoding ABC transporter permease, which translates into the protein MNASWSRFNIVSIVAGFAFLYLPIVILVIFSFNESRLVTVWGGFSTKWYVELFNNKGLLDAAWVTFRVGLISASVATVLGTLAALALTRYTRFRGRVLFSGMVFAPLVMPEVITGLSLLLLFVAIGMDRGFVTLTLAHITFSMCFVAVVVQSRLLTFDRSLEEAAMDLGAPPVKTFLHITLPVILPAIVSGWMLAFTLSIDDLVISSFTSGPGATTLPMKIYSQVRLGVTPEINAACTILIGVVTVGVIAASLVNKQREVQRLRDEQAAQRIS
- a CDS encoding acetoacetate--CoA ligase, producing the protein MTGQTPLWTPTPESVATAPMTAFMAAASQRADRNLATYADLHAWSVAEREQFWDLVWDFCGILGDKGERILADGDRMPGARFFPDASINFAENLLKITGSGHALVFRGEDKVERHMSWDELHAMVSRLQQLFLSLGVKKGDRVAAMMPNMPEAVAAMLATASIGAIWSSCSPDFGEQGVYDRFGQIEPVIFIAPDGYWYNGKSIELSEKVAAVVARLPSVRKTLIVDYLGSASDVAEVIGAISLDDAIEPFAITPVTFERLPFAHPLYILFSSGTTGVPKCIVHSAGGTLVQHVKEQRLHAGLVEGDRLFYFTTCGWMMWNWLVSGLATGATLLLYDGSPFYPDGNVLFDFADAEGMTFFGTSAKFIDAARKAGLTPIKTHRLERLRAMASTGSPLSPEGFDYVYEAIKQDLHLASISGGTDIVSCFVLGVPINPVWSGEIQGAGLGMAVDVWDDDGKPVRGEKGELVCTNAFPAMPLMFWNDPDGKKYHAAYFERFDNVWCHGDFAEWTEHGGIIIHGRSDATLNPGGVRIGTAEIYNQVEQLPEIAEALCIGQQWDDDVRVVLFVRLADGVKLDETLEKKIRTKIRTGASPRHVPAKIVAVTDIPRTKSGKITELAVRDMVHGRAVKNKEALANPEALDLFSGLPELQN
- a CDS encoding helix-turn-helix domain-containing protein codes for the protein MAEHKIFAGARIRRIRIGKSLTQTAMAHGLGISPSYLNLIERNQRPLTVQLILKLASVYQVEPEELHGEESGSLASLREVFADPLLAGELPGEQELIEISEAAPNAAAGVIKLFRAYREQATRLTDLSDIMARDGQQAAFAGARLPIDEVRDTFERRPNHFPALEEEAEAFIKLLAPGDDLASALKAWLRTELGIVVKVLPVSAMPNWRRRYDRHSQRLFISERLSPFDQLREIAMEACLVRMRVAIPAALQALNLSSEEARRLGRFELARYAAHALMMPYQPFLAAAQRARYDIDVLRSRFGVSFEQAANRLTMLTRPGAGGVPFFMLEIDHAGHRFRKAGAQGFPQARFGGACPKLPIHTTFSQPGQVLVEAVEMPNGAEFLVVARTLEGPQGAFSERPRRTALLLGCDISFRDDIIYGGALPAAAAKGQAARATPIGPACRLCERVACLARAEPPITRPLGLDEMVTGLSAFDFQ
- a CDS encoding ABC transporter permease, with the protein product MASIQPGFDAARRLPVKRLRQPFVSASALALSALVLLPIFSLFYVALSGTGADWPHLFAHVLPGATVTTLSLLAMVAIATSVVGVAGAWLVVGYDFPLRRTFSWALVLPLAVPPYLAAYAFGEFFHYSGPVQGLVRDLFGFTSMRDYWFPDIRSTPGAAFVLSSVLYPYVYLTTRIVFLMQGRNIADVARTLGARPAKVFWTVLLPVARPAIVAGVALVLMETVNDIGASEFLGVRTLTFSVYTTWLARGSLEGGAQIALLMLVIVFVLIAAEHWARRRQRFHSGRATQLRAHPPRAKLTGIAAFGALAAVALPVLAGFGIPLLTFGQYALRRLDQFASPAVASAFVNSVFTAAVTSSITIVLALFLINAARLSRGRVISSTVRLAAVGYALPGGVLGLGLLFVLARFDNSLDAFARSTFGISTGLLFTGSAAAVIIACTIRFLALAEGAIQSGMEKLPPHLDQAARSLGQTPTRSATTVLLPLLKPAILTAAVLVFVDTIKELSATILLRPFGFNTLATYVYENASRGVPEEGAVAAIVIILTALVPVILLSSALMRDRDALL